In Vespa crabro chromosome 5, iyVesCrab1.2, whole genome shotgun sequence, a single window of DNA contains:
- the LOC124424178 gene encoding uncharacterized protein LOC124424178 — translation MKTLGDVVADPVDEEKDSTDSGHGTAGKEFGQRTLRSLKRGLGRLWKRHRGNASITDYDPCYKVAYLGNVLTGWAKGEGCVEKPVSTLWRNYVTSSRPDVSMRLTVTNGGLTATTKDHGLTEYWAHRVTYCTAPVSHPRLFVWVYRHEGRRLRPELRCHAALCSKESTARRLASTLNARLQQALLEFRRDKVSRQNARLSLANALYENPSLPRRKLLLSTGGQNYRPPLERSKSAPKLSAIEEDAVAEEIEQQRLLEELRTLETVARSWQDQDGWRLARLLDALNRESSDENGSISSGCETASTATSEERTIGPEDHQTTGETEHQANARILYTEENEIGRDTGPRRNSEGSPNFMTCAGSPRFHRCNVKPNRKRFSLRSEEDESMEEEEEEETEDTASNLFDFEDVEDFDDVVDYRPRGEILCRIENTEEKERRILEKYPSRLSRQLSQNDESTFLTLDSLDEEADSDESGYVEAPPKSFLRQEDNRKEESNKFENSKKELDVIVDNKSNDKFEQKDENMTIEKKTDDRKQLDVDSNDPIHVIDDNQRIKDKERERAEFIKCPISETIKKLANASLRSSKSLEITTNSCSKALNNLKTSKSFDGTIRTENIEAESPSLLQRKQLLAQHGVIV, via the exons ATGAAGACGTTGGGTGACGTTGTTGCCGATCCCGTCGACGAGGAGAAGGACAGTACAGATTCAGGGCATGGAACTGCCGGTAAAGAATTTGGTCAGAGAACTCTAAGATCCTTGAAAAGAGGACTCGGTCGATTGTGGAAGAGACACAGGGGCAATGCCTCGATAACCGACTATGACCCTTGTTATAAGGTCGCCTATCTTGGGAATGTCCTTACTGGATGGGCCAAGG GCGAAGGATGCGTCGAAAAGCCAGTGTCGACTTTATGGCGGAACTATGTGACCAGCAGCAGACCCGATGTTTCTATGAGGTTGACAGTGACCAATGGTGGTTTAACTGCCACTACAAAAGACCATGGCTTGACAGAATATTGGGCTCATAGGGTCACTTATTGCACAGCACCAGTGTCACATCCACGTTTATTTGTTTGGGTATACAGACATGAAGGACGTAGACTTAGGCCTGAATTAAGGTGCCATGCTGCATTATGCAGTAAAGAGTCTACTGCGAGAAGGTTAGCATCGACATTGAATGCTAGGTTACAACAGGCCCTTCTTGAATTTCGCAGGGACAAGGTTTCTAGGCAAAATGCTAG ATTGTCCTTGGCCAATGCTCTCTACGAAAATCCTTCGTTACCAAGGAGAAAGCTTCTATTGAGTACAGGTGGTCAGAATTATCGGCCACCTTTAGAAAGGTCGAAAAGTGCACCGAAACTTTCAGCGATCGAGGAGGATGCCGTTGCAGAAGAGATTGAACAACAAAGACTTCTCGAAGAATTGAGAACGTTAGAGACCGTAGCCAGAAGTTGGCAAGATCAAGATGGCTGGAGATTGGCACGTCTTTTGGATGCACTCAATCGAGAATCTTCCGATGAGAATGGAAGTATCTCGAGTGGATGTGAGACAGCTAGTACAGCAACGAGCGAGGAAAGAACAATTGGACCTGAGGATCATCAAACGACTG GTGAGACAGAGCATCAAGCAAATGCGAGGATCCTTTATACAGAGGAGAATGAAATAGGAAGGGATACCGGACCACGAAGGAATTCCGAAGGTTCACCGAATTTCATGACGTGTGCCGGTAGTCCACGTTTCCATCGTTGCAACGTTAAACCGAATCGAAAGAGGTTCTCATTGAGAAGCGAGGAAGATGAATCaatggaagaagaggaagaagaggaaaccGAAGACACCGCTTCGAATCTTTTCGATTTCGAGGACGTCGAGGATTTTGACGATGTAGTGGATTATAGACCGAGGGGTGAGATACTTTGTAGAATTGAAAATACAGAGGAAAAGGAGAGGCGAATATTGGAGAAATATCCAAGCCGATTGAGCCGTCAATTGTCACAGAACGATGAAAGTACGTTTTTGACGTTGGATTCTCTCGACGAGGAAGCAGATAGCGATGAAAGTGGTTACGTTGAAGCACCACCTAAATCATTTCTTAGACAGGAAGATAATAGGAAGGAGGAGAGTAATAAGTTCGAAAATTCCAAGAAAGAGCTTGACGTTATTGTAGATAATAAATCGAACGATAAGTTCGAGCAGAAGGACGAAAATATGACAattgagaaaaagacagatgATAGGAAGCAATTGGACGTAGATTCGAATGATCCTATTCACGTGATCGATGATAATCAAAGGATCAAAGATAAAGAACGCGAAAGGGCAGAGTTTATAAAGTGTCCTATCTCAGAGACGATCAAGAAGTTAGCCAATGCCTCGTTAAGAAGCTCCAAATCATTGGAAATCACGACGAATAGTTGTTCGAAGGCATTGAATAATCTCAAAACGTCCAAATCCTTCGATGGTACTATTAGGACCGAGAACATCGAAGCAGAGTCACCGAGTTTATTACAAAGAAAACAATTGTTGGCTCAGCACGGTGttatcgtttaa